The following are encoded in a window of Pseudomonas sp. JQ170C genomic DNA:
- a CDS encoding MFS transporter — translation MSQMSCSAAVPANPEEAGEQPFPLSGLLALAMTGFIAILSETLPAGLLGQISAGMHISEAMSGQLVTVYALGSLLTAIPLVTLTQGWRRRPVLLLAIVGFLLFNTLTAVSQSYSLTLAARFMTGVAAGLAWGVIAGHARRMVSPALQGRAMAVAMIGAPLALSLGVPAGTWLGELVGWRATFAGVSLSTVLLIVWVLCKVPDFDGHQPGQRPGIAQVLRTPGVLAVLLVILTWVLAHNVLYTYIVPFLAAANMAASTGLVLLTFGIAALAGIALVGAWIDRYLRTMVVLSLAGFGAVALVLGLAGQSPTLVFFSVALWGLTYGGAPTLLQTASADAAGEGADVAQSMIVTVWNLAIAAGGVLGGVLLTQWGVGSFTWVLLALIGAALLIAAQSRRHGFTPGARVAG, via the coding sequence ATGTCGCAAATGAGTTGCAGCGCCGCTGTCCCGGCCAACCCCGAGGAGGCCGGCGAACAGCCGTTTCCGCTCAGTGGTTTGCTGGCGCTGGCAATGACCGGCTTCATTGCCATTCTCAGCGAAACCCTGCCGGCCGGTTTGCTCGGCCAGATCTCGGCAGGCATGCACATCAGCGAAGCCATGAGCGGGCAACTGGTCACGGTGTATGCCCTGGGCTCGTTGCTCACGGCCATTCCCCTGGTGACCCTGACCCAGGGCTGGCGGCGGCGTCCGGTGTTGTTGCTGGCCATTGTCGGCTTTCTGCTGTTCAACACCCTGACCGCCGTGTCGCAATCCTACTCGCTGACCCTGGCCGCACGCTTCATGACCGGGGTTGCCGCAGGCCTGGCCTGGGGCGTGATTGCCGGGCATGCACGGCGCATGGTCAGCCCGGCCCTGCAGGGCAGGGCCATGGCCGTGGCGATGATCGGCGCACCGCTGGCGTTGTCGCTGGGCGTGCCGGCCGGTACCTGGCTGGGCGAACTGGTGGGCTGGCGGGCGACCTTTGCCGGCGTCTCGCTGTCGACCGTGTTGCTGATCGTCTGGGTGCTGTGCAAGGTGCCGGATTTCGACGGGCACCAGCCGGGCCAGCGCCCCGGCATCGCCCAGGTGCTGCGCACGCCGGGGGTGTTGGCCGTGCTGCTGGTGATCCTCACCTGGGTGCTCGCCCACAATGTGCTGTACACCTACATCGTGCCGTTTCTGGCGGCGGCGAACATGGCGGCCAGCACCGGGCTGGTGTTGCTGACATTCGGCATTGCTGCCTTGGCCGGCATTGCCCTGGTGGGTGCCTGGATCGACCGCTACCTGCGCACCATGGTCGTGCTCAGCCTGGCGGGGTTTGGTGCGGTGGCGCTGGTACTGGGCCTGGCCGGCCAGTCACCGACGCTGGTGTTCTTCAGCGTGGCGTTGTGGGGCCTGACCTACGGCGGTGCGCCGACCCTGCTGCAGACGGCCAGCGCCGACGCCGCCGGGGAGGGCGCCGACGTGGCCCAGTCGATGATCGTCACCGTGTGGAATCTGGCCATTGCCGCCGGCGGCGTGCTGGGCGGCGTGTTGCTGACTCAGTGGGGTGTCGGCAGTTTCACCTGGGTGTTGCTCGCCTTGATCGGCGCCGCGTTGCTGATTGCCGCGCAATCCCGTCGCCACGGCTTTACACCGGGCGCCCGGGTGGCGGGCTAG
- a CDS encoding LysR family transcriptional regulator, with product MDSLNGFVVFVRVAETRSFVAAAQSLGVSASAIGKRVARLEARLGVRLFHRSTRSITLTAEGTVFLERSRRILAEIEATELELSQSTETPRGRLRVSLPQVTALVMPALSEFMALYPQVELDLDFSDRMVDIVGEGFDVVMRGGTPSDSRLNAKFLGHFHHLLVGSPGYFQRCGTPRHPDDLARHTCLHYRFPSSGKLERWPLRSEQPGRDYDIPVSMVCNHVETRVCFAMRDRGITCLPDFTVRQQLAKGELVTVLDDFMERRGSFYLLWPSGRQMPSRLRVFIDFMSERVFSEPARPHP from the coding sequence GTGGATAGCCTCAACGGTTTTGTGGTGTTTGTGCGCGTCGCCGAAACCCGCAGCTTTGTCGCTGCTGCGCAATCGCTTGGCGTCAGTGCCTCGGCGATCGGCAAACGGGTGGCGCGCCTGGAAGCCCGCCTGGGTGTGCGGTTGTTTCACCGCAGCACCCGCAGCATCACCCTCACCGCCGAGGGCACAGTGTTTCTTGAGCGCAGCCGGCGCATCCTGGCCGAGATCGAGGCCACCGAACTTGAACTGTCACAATCAACGGAAACCCCACGCGGGCGCCTGCGCGTCAGCCTGCCCCAGGTCACCGCGCTGGTGATGCCGGCCTTGAGCGAATTCATGGCGCTGTACCCGCAGGTCGAGCTGGACCTGGATTTCAGCGATCGCATGGTCGATATCGTTGGTGAAGGGTTCGATGTGGTGATGCGTGGCGGTACGCCGTCGGACTCCCGCTTGAACGCGAAATTCCTCGGCCACTTCCACCACCTGCTGGTGGGCTCCCCTGGCTACTTCCAGCGCTGCGGCACGCCGCGCCACCCTGACGACCTGGCACGGCACACCTGCTTGCATTACCGCTTCCCCAGCAGCGGCAAACTTGAGCGCTGGCCACTGCGCAGCGAGCAACCCGGCCGCGACTACGACATTCCGGTATCGATGGTCTGTAACCATGTCGAGACGCGGGTGTGCTTTGCCATGCGCGACCGCGGCATCACCTGCCTGCCGGATTTCACCGTGCGCCAGCAACTGGCCAAGGGGGAACTGGTGACGGTGCTGGATGATTTCATGGAGCGCCGAGGCAGCTTTTACCTGCTGTGGCCCTCGGGGCGGCAGATGCCGTCACGCTTGCGGGTGTTCATCGACTTCATGAGTGAGCGGGTGTTCAGCGAACCGGCCCGCCCCCACCCGTGA
- a CDS encoding LysR substrate-binding domain-containing protein, which produces MSERIPALQALRAFEVAARYGSFTRAAQELALTQGAVSHHIKTLESLYDCALFERRGPRLTLTEPGRLLAQELKVGFKIIENACGLLKKDRNGIRLKAPSTLTVRWLLKVLDQVREQAPHSRVQLSSVWMDIDRVDFYSEPFDAAILLADGRFAAEVDSLKVFDEWLVPVCSPEHSAATARALADLAPSQLLHPSPDRRDWRRWLTRLGALQVPIDRGQVFDTLDQGMSAAQQGAGVAVVDLLLAQAELEGGRLVAPFPQAVATGEGYYLTWLRSSPQARQVRALGEMLLARAPQLPQQGFDYWYD; this is translated from the coding sequence ATGTCTGAACGCATTCCCGCCCTCCAGGCCTTGCGAGCCTTCGAGGTGGCTGCCCGCTACGGCTCCTTCACCCGCGCCGCCCAGGAGCTGGCACTGACCCAAGGTGCTGTCAGCCACCACATCAAGACCCTCGAAAGCCTCTACGACTGCGCCCTGTTCGAGCGGCGCGGGCCTCGATTGACCCTGACCGAGCCCGGGCGGCTGTTGGCCCAGGAGCTCAAGGTCGGGTTCAAGATCATCGAAAACGCCTGCGGCCTGCTGAAAAAAGACCGCAACGGTATTCGCCTGAAGGCACCCTCGACCCTCACGGTGCGCTGGTTGCTCAAGGTCCTCGATCAGGTCCGCGAGCAAGCGCCGCACAGCCGGGTGCAACTCTCGAGCGTATGGATGGATATCGACCGCGTCGATTTCTACAGCGAGCCCTTTGATGCCGCGATCCTGCTGGCCGACGGACGTTTCGCCGCCGAGGTCGATAGCCTCAAGGTGTTCGATGAGTGGCTGGTGCCGGTGTGCAGCCCGGAGCACAGCGCCGCCACCGCCCGCGCCCTGGCCGACCTGGCCCCCAGCCAATTGCTGCACCCCTCGCCAGACCGTCGCGATTGGCGGCGCTGGCTCACCCGCCTGGGTGCCCTGCAGGTACCGATCGACCGTGGGCAGGTGTTCGACACCCTCGACCAGGGCATGTCCGCTGCCCAGCAAGGCGCAGGTGTTGCCGTGGTTGATCTGCTGCTGGCCCAGGCTGAGCTCGAAGGCGGTCGGCTGGTAGCGCCGTTTCCCCAGGCTGTCGCCACCGGCGAGGGCTACTACCTGACCTGGCTCAGGTCCAGCCCCCAGGCCCGGCAGGTGCGGGCGCTGGGTGAGATGCTGCTCGCCAGGGCACCGCAGTTGCCGCAGCAGGGGTTTGATTATTGGTATGACTAA
- a CDS encoding LysE family translocator, whose translation MNTVLLLSYALAVLLLIATPGPVVALVVDTAARAGRRQAVATALGTNAASLVLIAVAAGVILTSVVIDPRWLAALSLVGCLFIAYLAIGSLRQAGQDDADRPAPPSARGGWWQGFAVGLSNPKDILFFVAFFPQFIQVSTHVGHSLLLLSLVWVVIDVAILGLYIFMTQRLISPRHHYLIRLTSGGLLLVIAVAGLFYNLDVLRS comes from the coding sequence ATGAACACCGTCCTGCTGCTGTCCTATGCCCTTGCCGTCCTGCTGTTGATTGCCACCCCCGGCCCGGTGGTGGCGCTGGTTGTCGATACCGCCGCCCGCGCTGGCCGGCGCCAGGCCGTGGCCACGGCCCTGGGCACCAACGCTGCATCCCTGGTGCTGATCGCCGTGGCGGCCGGGGTGATTCTCACCAGCGTGGTCATCGACCCGCGCTGGCTCGCGGCCTTGAGCCTGGTGGGCTGCCTGTTCATCGCCTACCTGGCCATTGGCAGCCTGCGCCAGGCCGGGCAAGACGACGCTGACCGCCCTGCCCCCCCCAGCGCGCGGGGTGGCTGGTGGCAAGGCTTTGCCGTGGGCCTATCAAACCCCAAGGACATCCTGTTCTTTGTAGCCTTCTTCCCACAATTCATTCAGGTGAGTACTCATGTAGGTCACAGCCTGTTACTACTTTCACTTGTGTGGGTGGTGATCGATGTGGCGATATTGGGCCTTTATATTTTCATGACACAGAGATTGATTTCCCCCCGCCATCATTACCTGATCCGCCTGACCAGCGGCGGTTTGCTGCTGGTGATCGCCGTGGCGGGGCTGTTCTACAATCTCGATGTGCTCCGCTCCTGA
- a CDS encoding sel1 repeat family protein, whose protein sequence is MAPACVLADDAPIDPHADLLYRQALTFLEQADAQSSSFTLKASTTDQDLAQQGQALGRTLAPAVSLLKKAIERDHPVARYRLALYYMTYLPASQIPEAACPLLQESLAQGFAPAALGIESWCTDYSQSSAFAKDLEKIPALAPRYASYYPQPAERLQCTRQQPQGLAMQWGRQRDYQAEIYRLQGTLYPGQRQVYWQKAVDLNGCFAAQQLLLSRHH, encoded by the coding sequence ATGGCCCCTGCCTGCGTCCTGGCGGACGACGCCCCCATCGACCCGCACGCCGACCTTTTGTACCGCCAGGCCCTGACCTTTCTGGAGCAGGCCGACGCCCAGAGCAGCAGCTTCACCCTCAAGGCCAGCACCACCGACCAGGACCTTGCCCAGCAAGGCCAGGCGCTGGGGCGCACCCTGGCACCGGCGGTGAGCCTGCTGAAAAAAGCCATCGAGCGTGACCATCCCGTGGCCCGCTACCGGCTGGCGCTCTACTACATGACCTACCTGCCCGCCAGCCAGATTCCGGAGGCCGCCTGCCCGCTGCTGCAAGAGAGCCTTGCCCAGGGCTTTGCGCCCGCTGCCCTGGGGATCGAGAGCTGGTGCACCGACTACAGCCAGAGCAGCGCCTTTGCCAAGGACCTTGAAAAAATCCCCGCCCTGGCCCCCCGCTACGCCTCCTACTACCCACAGCCAGCCGAACGCCTGCAGTGCACCCGCCAGCAGCCCCAGGGCCTGGCCATGCAGTGGGGGCGCCAGCGTGACTACCAGGCTGAAATCTACCGTTTGCAGGGCACTCTCTATCCGGGGCAACGCCAGGTTTACTGGCAGAAGGCCGTGGATCTCAACGGTTGCTTTGCCGCCCAGCAGCTGTTGCTGAGCCGCCATCACTGA
- a CDS encoding AzlC family ABC transporter permease — protein MSNPPFARQAFIQGAIAILPLSLAVAPWGLLAGSMAIEADLTPWEGQGLSAIVFAGAAQLVAIGMIKGGANLFSILLTTLLLTSQHLLYGLSMRPVMSGLPTRWRLGLGFLLTDEFFALTSQYDQQQFNRWYALGVGLTFYIAWNLFTLAGIILGQNIPHLDQLGLDFSIVATFVALIAPLVRNLPTVVCVAVSLFSSVLFSFWHWETGLVAAGLLGMSAGFICQKFSGARS, from the coding sequence ATGTCGAATCCACCCTTCGCCCGCCAAGCATTCATCCAGGGCGCCATTGCCATCCTGCCGTTGTCCCTCGCCGTTGCCCCCTGGGGTCTGTTGGCCGGTTCGATGGCCATCGAAGCCGACCTGACCCCGTGGGAAGGCCAGGGGCTGTCGGCCATCGTCTTTGCCGGCGCCGCCCAATTGGTAGCCATCGGCATGATCAAGGGCGGGGCCAACCTGTTCTCGATCCTCTTGACCACCCTGCTACTGACGTCCCAGCACCTGCTCTACGGGCTGTCGATGCGTCCGGTGATGTCGGGCCTGCCGACGCGCTGGCGCCTGGGCCTGGGCTTTTTGCTCACCGATGAGTTCTTCGCCCTCACCAGCCAGTACGACCAGCAACAGTTCAATCGCTGGTACGCCCTTGGGGTGGGCCTGACGTTCTACATTGCCTGGAACCTGTTCACCCTGGCCGGGATCATCCTGGGCCAGAACATTCCGCACCTGGACCAGTTGGGCCTGGACTTCTCCATCGTCGCCACCTTCGTTGCCCTGATCGCGCCCCTGGTGCGCAACCTGCCCACCGTGGTGTGTGTCGCGGTGTCGTTGTTCAGTTCGGTGCTGTTCAGTTTCTGGCACTGGGAAACCGGCCTGGTGGCCGCTGGCCTGCTGGGCATGAGTGCCGGTTTCATCTGCCAGAAATTCAGTGGAGCACGCTCATGA
- a CDS encoding AzlD domain-containing protein produces the protein MIFALIIGMGLLVFLNRYAFLEPRLPLRLSSNARQFLGFAVPGMLTAICGPIIFLPGHQLDLSLANPYLLGSVVAVVLVLLTRSTLISMLVSMAFFFVFRWWLNGSP, from the coding sequence ATGATCTTTGCCTTGATTATCGGCATGGGCCTGTTGGTGTTTCTCAACCGCTACGCCTTTCTCGAACCGCGCCTGCCCCTGCGCCTGAGCTCCAACGCTCGGCAGTTCCTGGGCTTTGCCGTACCGGGTATGCTCACGGCGATTTGCGGGCCGATCATTTTTCTGCCCGGCCACCAGCTCGACCTGAGCCTGGCCAACCCCTACCTGCTCGGTTCGGTGGTGGCCGTCGTGCTGGTGTTGTTGACCCGCAGTACCTTGATCAGCATGCTGGTGAGCATGGCTTTTTTCTTTGTCTTTCGCTGGTGGTTGAACGGCAGTCCATGA
- a CDS encoding helix-turn-helix transcriptional regulator yields MNAAAQEQTRFWQAPALGDIELLHARYIQQRFAPHVHEGYVITIIESGAQRFWHRGSEHLAPVGSMVLINPDELHTGAKAHEQGWRYRGFYPDSERITGVLDELDIKRDGLPGFQASVLHDPQLAKAFSWLHSSAEHGASALEQQTAWREAVLLLLQRHAHVVSPRAPGNEPCAVARAKELMDSRLAYPPSLQELAEAVSLSPFHFARVFRQATGLPPHAWLKQRRLSRARELLKNDCLPFNVAFALGFSDQSHLNRQFKQAYGVTPGEYRQAKASRGKPAPAGAGLPRDLDHQAGADVRIK; encoded by the coding sequence ATGAACGCAGCAGCACAGGAACAGACCCGCTTCTGGCAAGCCCCGGCCCTGGGGGATATCGAGCTGCTGCACGCCCGATACATCCAGCAGCGCTTTGCGCCCCATGTGCATGAAGGGTATGTGATCACCATTATCGAGTCCGGCGCCCAGCGTTTCTGGCACCGCGGCAGCGAGCACCTGGCGCCGGTGGGCAGCATGGTGCTGATCAACCCGGACGAGTTGCACACCGGTGCCAAGGCCCATGAACAGGGCTGGCGCTATCGTGGTTTCTACCCCGACAGCGAGCGCATCACCGGCGTGCTCGACGAATTGGACATCAAGCGCGACGGCCTGCCCGGCTTCCAGGCCAGCGTGCTGCACGACCCGCAACTGGCCAAGGCATTCAGTTGGCTGCACAGCTCTGCCGAGCATGGCGCCAGCGCCCTGGAACAACAAACCGCGTGGCGCGAGGCGGTGTTGTTGCTGCTGCAGCGTCACGCCCACGTGGTCAGCCCGCGCGCACCGGGCAATGAGCCATGCGCCGTGGCCCGGGCCAAAGAATTGATGGACAGCCGCCTGGCCTACCCGCCTTCACTGCAGGAACTCGCCGAAGCCGTCAGCCTGTCGCCGTTTCATTTCGCCCGGGTGTTTCGTCAGGCCACGGGGCTGCCGCCGCATGCCTGGCTCAAGCAGCGTCGTTTGAGCCGTGCGAGGGAGTTGTTGAAGAACGATTGCCTGCCCTTCAATGTGGCGTTTGCGCTGGGATTTTCAGACCAGAGCCACCTGAACCGGCAGTTCAAGCAGGCGTATGGGGTGACGCCGGGGGAATATCGCCAGGCAAAAGCATCACGAGGCAAACCCGCCCCCGCAGGAGCGGGTTTGCCCCGCGATCTGGATCATCAGGCCGGCGCCGACGTCCGGATCAAGTGA
- the ahpF gene encoding alkyl hydroperoxide reductase subunit F: protein MLDATLKTQLKAYLERVTQPIEIVASLDDGAKSRELRDLLVEIAGLSNLITLRENGSDARRPSFSLNRPGADISLRFAGIPMGHEFTSLVLALLQVGGHPSKAGAQVIEQISALKGEFNFETYFSLSCQNCPDVVQALNLMAVLNPNVRHVAIDGALFQAEVESRKVMAVPSVYLNGEVFGQGRMGLEEILAKLDTSAGERQAEKINAKGAFDVLVIGGGPAGAAAAIYAARKGIRTGVAAERFGGQVLDTMAIENFISVQETEGPKLAMALEEHVKQYDVDIMNLQRGEALIPATDGSLHEVRLASGASLKAKTVILATGARWREMNVPGEKEYRSRGVAYCPHCDGPLFKGKRVAVIGGGNSGVEAAIDLAGIVAQVTLIEFDSQLRADAVLQRKLHSLPNVKVITSALTTEVLGDGEKVNGLRYKDRNSDELHDIALEGIFVQIGLLPNTDWLKGTVELSGRGEIIVDARGQTNLPGVFAAGDVTTVPYKQIVIAVGEGAKASLAAFDHLIRTSAPA, encoded by the coding sequence ATGTTGGACGCCACGCTTAAAACTCAGTTGAAAGCCTACCTGGAGCGGGTCACTCAGCCGATCGAGATCGTTGCCTCCCTCGATGACGGCGCGAAATCCCGCGAATTGCGCGACTTGCTGGTTGAAATTGCCGGCCTGTCGAATCTGATTACCTTGCGCGAAAACGGCAGCGACGCCCGTCGTCCTTCCTTCTCGCTCAATCGCCCGGGAGCGGACATCAGCCTGCGCTTTGCCGGCATCCCCATGGGCCACGAATTCACCTCGCTGGTGCTCGCCCTGCTGCAGGTCGGCGGTCATCCGTCCAAGGCCGGCGCGCAAGTGATCGAGCAGATCAGCGCCCTCAAGGGTGAATTCAACTTTGAAACCTACTTCTCGCTGTCGTGCCAGAACTGCCCGGACGTGGTCCAGGCGCTGAACCTGATGGCGGTGCTCAACCCCAACGTGCGTCACGTTGCCATCGACGGCGCGCTGTTCCAGGCCGAAGTCGAATCGCGCAAGGTCATGGCCGTGCCGAGTGTCTATCTCAACGGTGAAGTCTTCGGTCAGGGCCGCATGGGCCTGGAAGAGATCCTCGCCAAGCTGGACACCAGTGCAGGTGAACGCCAGGCCGAGAAGATCAACGCCAAGGGCGCCTTCGACGTGCTGGTGATCGGCGGTGGCCCCGCCGGTGCTGCAGCGGCCATCTACGCCGCGCGCAAAGGCATCCGCACCGGTGTTGCCGCGGAGCGTTTCGGCGGTCAGGTGCTCGACACCATGGCCATCGAAAACTTCATCTCGGTGCAGGAAACCGAAGGCCCGAAACTGGCCATGGCCCTGGAAGAGCACGTCAAGCAGTACGACGTCGACATCATGAACCTGCAACGCGGTGAAGCGCTGATCCCGGCCACTGACGGCAGCCTGCACGAAGTGCGCCTGGCCAGTGGCGCCTCGCTCAAGGCCAAGACCGTGATCCTGGCCACCGGTGCCCGCTGGCGCGAAATGAATGTGCCCGGCGAAAAAGAGTACCGCAGCCGTGGCGTCGCCTACTGCCCGCATTGTGATGGCCCGCTGTTCAAGGGCAAGCGTGTGGCGGTGATCGGTGGTGGCAACTCGGGTGTGGAAGCTGCGATCGACCTGGCGGGTATCGTCGCCCAGGTGACCCTGATCGAGTTCGACAGTCAGTTGCGTGCCGACGCCGTGTTGCAGCGCAAGCTGCACAGCCTGCCGAACGTCAAGGTCATCACCAGCGCCTTGACCACCGAAGTGCTGGGCGATGGCGAGAAGGTCAACGGCCTGCGCTACAAGGACCGCAACAGCGATGAGCTGCATGACATCGCGCTGGAAGGCATCTTTGTGCAGATCGGCCTGCTGCCCAACACCGATTGGCTCAAGGGCACGGTCGAGTTGTCTGGGCGGGGCGAGATCATTGTCGACGCCCGTGGCCAGACCAACCTGCCGGGTGTGTTTGCCGCAGGCGACGTGACCACCGTGCCGTACAAGCAGATCGTGATTGCCGTGGGCGAGGGCGCCAAGGCTTCACTGGCCGCCTTTGATCACTTGATCCGGACGTCGGCGCCGGCCTGA
- the ahpC gene encoding alkyl hydroperoxide reductase subunit C: protein MPIINSQVKPFKATAYHQGKFVEVSEADLKGKWSVVFFYPADFTFVCPTELGDLADNYAEFKDLGVEIYGVSTDTHFTHKAWHDTSDTIGKIQYPLIGDPTHVISRNFDVLIEEAGIADRGTFVINPEGQIKIVELNDGGVGRDASELLRKIKAAQYVAAHPGEVCPAKWKEGEATLAPSLDLVGKI, encoded by the coding sequence ATGCCTATCATCAACAGCCAGGTAAAACCGTTCAAAGCCACTGCTTACCACCAGGGCAAGTTCGTCGAAGTGTCTGAAGCCGACCTCAAGGGCAAATGGTCCGTGGTGTTTTTCTACCCAGCCGACTTCACTTTCGTCTGCCCGACCGAGCTGGGCGACCTGGCCGACAACTACGCCGAATTCAAAGACCTGGGCGTGGAAATCTACGGCGTGTCCACCGACACCCACTTCACCCACAAAGCCTGGCACGACACCTCGGACACCATCGGCAAGATCCAATACCCGCTGATCGGTGACCCGACCCACGTCATTTCGCGCAACTTCGACGTGCTGATCGAAGAAGCCGGTATCGCTGACCGTGGCACCTTCGTGATCAACCCGGAAGGCCAGATCAAGATCGTCGAACTCAACGACGGTGGCGTAGGCCGTGACGCCAGCGAGCTGCTGCGCAAGATCAAGGCTGCCCAGTACGTTGCTGCCCACCCAGGCGAAGTGTGCCCGGCCAAGTGGAAAGAAGGCGAAGCCACTCTGGCGCCATCGCTGGACCTGGTCGGCAAGATCTAA
- the gorA gene encoding glutathione-disulfide reductase, whose protein sequence is MAHDFDLFVIGAGSGGVRAARFAAGFGAKVAVAESRYLGGTCVNVGCVPKKLLVYGAHFSDDFEQAAGFGWSLEDAQFDWGQLIANKNREIERLNGIYRNLLVNSGVTLLEGHAKLTGAHEVEVDGQRYSAKHILIATGGWPQIPDIPGKELAISSNEAFYLKELPKRVLVVGGGYIAVEFAGIFQGLGAKTSLLYRGDLFLRGFDGGVRTHLKEELEKRGMDLQFNSDIQRIDRQDDGSLKATLKDGRELVADCVFYATGRRPMLDNLGLENTGVELDPRGFIRVDDLYQTTAPSILAIGDVIGRVQLTPVALAEGMAVARRLFKPEQYRPVDYQNIPTAVFSQPPIGTVGLTEEQALEQGHQVQIFESRFRPMKLTLTHVQEKTLMKLVVDADTDRVLGCHMVGPDAGEIIQGLGIALKAGATKQQFDETIGVHPTAAEEFVTLRTPTR, encoded by the coding sequence ATGGCCCATGATTTTGATCTGTTCGTAATTGGCGCCGGTTCCGGCGGTGTGCGCGCTGCGCGTTTTGCTGCCGGCTTCGGTGCGAAGGTGGCGGTGGCCGAAAGCCGCTACCTGGGTGGCACCTGCGTCAACGTTGGCTGCGTACCGAAAAAACTGCTGGTGTACGGCGCTCACTTTTCCGATGACTTCGAGCAGGCGGCAGGCTTTGGCTGGTCGCTGGAAGATGCCCAGTTCGACTGGGGCCAACTGATCGCCAACAAGAACCGTGAGATCGAGCGGCTCAATGGTATCTACCGCAACCTGCTGGTCAACAGCGGGGTCACCTTGCTTGAAGGGCACGCCAAGCTCACCGGCGCCCACGAAGTGGAAGTCGATGGCCAGCGCTACAGCGCCAAGCACATCCTCATCGCCACCGGCGGCTGGCCGCAGATCCCCGACATTCCTGGCAAGGAGCTGGCGATCAGCTCCAACGAGGCGTTCTACCTCAAGGAACTGCCCAAGCGCGTCCTGGTGGTGGGCGGCGGTTACATTGCCGTCGAATTCGCCGGTATCTTCCAGGGCCTGGGTGCCAAGACCTCGCTGCTGTACCGCGGCGACCTGTTCCTGCGCGGCTTTGATGGCGGGGTGCGTACCCACCTCAAGGAAGAGCTGGAAAAGCGCGGCATGGACTTGCAGTTCAACAGCGACATCCAGCGCATCGACCGCCAGGACGACGGCAGCCTCAAGGCCACCCTCAAGGACGGCCGCGAGCTGGTGGCCGACTGTGTGTTCTACGCCACGGGCCGTCGCCCGATGCTCGACAACCTGGGCCTGGAAAACACCGGGGTTGAGTTGGACCCGCGTGGATTCATCCGCGTCGATGACCTGTACCAGACCACTGCACCGTCGATTCTGGCCATCGGCGATGTGATCGGCCGCGTGCAACTCACCCCGGTCGCGTTGGCCGAAGGCATGGCCGTGGCCCGCCGGCTGTTCAAGCCAGAGCAGTACCGCCCGGTGGACTACCAGAACATTCCGACGGCAGTGTTCAGCCAGCCGCCGATTGGCACCGTGGGCCTGACCGAAGAGCAGGCGCTGGAGCAGGGGCATCAGGTGCAGATCTTTGAAAGCCGCTTCCGGCCGATGAAGCTGACCCTGACCCACGTGCAGGAAAAGACCCTGATGAAGCTGGTGGTCGATGCCGATACCGATCGCGTGCTGGGTTGCCACATGGTCGGCCCGGACGCGGGCGAGATCATCCAGGGCCTGGGCATTGCGCTCAAGGCCGGTGCAACCAAGCAGCAGTTCGATGAGACCATCGGGGTGCATCCGACGGCGGCCGAGGAGTTCGTGACGCTGCGTACGCCGACTCGTTAA